Within the Manduca sexta isolate Smith_Timp_Sample1 chromosome 19, JHU_Msex_v1.0, whole genome shotgun sequence genome, the region AACTATTACATTAGTACTTCATAAATTCACTATTGCAATATAAAGCACTAAGTTGCAAATTCAATATCATGACTGTTTCTAAAAGTATTCAAATTGGGGCTCTGGGACAATCGGCTGCGAAGTATTCCTTGAGCTTGTATATTGCAACAGTTAGTAAACACGTGATTATTGTATACCTATATGTTTATGAAGGTAGTTCTCGAATGTTCTAGAaagtttagtaaattttttgtagtTATGATGATAAATCCCAGagtgtttattaatatataagactcaattaaattaataatataatattgtgcgGTTACTACAAAAAGACTGATCAttattaaaaacgtttttaatatttttatatcaatgtttgataaaatttagaaaGTTCTacgaaatatcaaataaaatgtgtattttcattaaagagtggattgaatttaatttaaacaaaatgtcaTTGGtgttttatagttatatttcattgtctattattaaaacttactcTGTGTAATCATGAGTTACATCGGAATTGTTTAAATTAGTATCTCATTAATACTATTCcccaattttgatattatatctCCAAAGTGGTCAATGTCGGTTTTATTGTATTAAGGTAATACTAaaagcattttaatatattatatttatttgcgaTTAGTACTAAATTATATGTGCTGTATGCATCATAGTAGATTACTGATATTAAAATGACGTCGCACGTTGAATAAACGACATAAAAAGCTCATAAAATATACGTTATCTTTgctaaatttgaaaatttactgCTACAgactttatatatacatttagtATGAAGCATATTTTCGTGGTAATAATTATGTGTCTCAAATACAACGAAATATGCTTATGCAATTTGTTTTTCTCAAGTACACCTTGTAAGGTGTACTTGAGATATAAGAAAACCTTATAATGAATACTAtatttgttcatttattatGATAGtaacgattataattaataacaagaaGTAGGTGTGCAGCTGTGGAAATAAACGAAGATTATCCATTTGGACACCCTTTTGACAAAGACTTAAATGTCaacaatcatattattatctttgcAAGTGTTAATGGCTTCTAGAGAATGGTGGGTGTGCAGACTTATTGCGTGGCCGTACTCAAGGAAATCTAGAAAACACAGCCCCCTTCACAAATAGTTTCTAAgtatactttcaaaatatttatccctaATTGATTAATGACGAATTGATTTCATTTTGTCCCACAAAACTATGCTTCGTCGTAAATGTACACAGATTTAGTCCCCCAACAAAACTCCTTGATACGTTCATGAATAGTGAGGTGGTAGATAGTTATCTCCGTTGTGTGGAGCGCATGACCGTCGTCATTTTACCAGTTAGACGCCAGCACCGGTAACTACGAGTCTCCGTTTCCACATTCACACCTCTCAGTTTAAACGTTGGTTTAATCGTGTACTTGTTGAATGTAATGACCCATAATACCCACGCACAATCTGTTTcaaatgtttttcatatttctttaacattcttatctcataatataattgaatcCCCGAAGCAacattgtacattttattaaatgttaatattatacaaagcaTCCAATAACAGGGCAGCGATAAAATTAGCCTCTCATTACTGTGAAGTGGAACGATTGTTTGCCAACCATGAgacgaataaaattttaagtcgGATTACGCTGTTCCGCGATGTCAATAACGCTTTACATTCGTCGCAGAATTTCAAGAGATCTTGTGAAACGATTACGTAAATCTGAGCCTCTCGTTTGTTTCTAGCAAAtctataaaaacacaatttacaaaaaatgaCCTTCAGTGCCGCCTTAGTCCTTAAATGCTTATTAAGATTTTGGAAAGTTGTCACTGGTTGAAatcacaaatttaatttaaattcgcaAACCAAATTTAAACGcagttgtaatattttaataagcttCTACGCTTgtgtattatgaaattttaatcttttatgaaactaaaaatttctaaacatatatttttttaaatattaaataaagtaggtattaaTAAACAACACAGTAGAGGGGCAAGCAAATCGGTCCCCATATATTACAACTACGACCAAACGGTCATAACAACACCCAGACCATTTATTTAAGTATCATACACAGCATTGCACCACACGACGCTCGAATATTGTACTTATTGCActaaaatgcaatattattattatacacattcATCATAAATATggcaactaaaataaaaattattaaaattacggtATATTTAAAGTCCTTGTAAACCAATCATCAACACTTGAATCCGAATTTTTAGTACCATCCATACCGAGGCCATAAGGAGGCCGTCCCATAGTCCGCAAATAATACTCTCCTCTGGTGGTCGTTGAGGATCCATAACCCATCACTGCATACGTATCTTTTTCACACGCATTTGCTTGGAAATGTTTCCAACTTTGACAACGAATTCCCACAAAGGATTTCGGGGTCATAACACTCTCTGTATAAACTTCAGCAGCCCGTAAATGGCTGCATGATGGCATAAAGCAGCCAGGCTGGTTCGGACCCCcaccatttatataaaaatcggCGTGGCCGAGCGACTCGATTATTCCTTGAACGAGTCGATTTGAATGCACAACATCGACATACTTGGCGTCAGTTTTGTCTAACCGTTGATCGCTGTATGCATGAGAAAAGCACGGTCCCGCTGGATCGAGGCCAGTGATGCGACCTAAACTGTGGCCTTTATACTGTCGGAAATATTTGCCGGCCCATCCGGCGACGTGTGCACCTAGGCTAATACCCAATAGATGAAAATCTTCAGCATTAGCTCCAAAATTTTCTAAGTTAGCTAGTAAATTGGCTAATCTCTTACCCATTAGACGGGTATTATGCACGCATGTCATATATCTTTTATTCATGATTTCTTCCGCATCcaataataatacattgaaaATGTTCTTTTCATTATACGCCTTGGCCAATTCTATGGGCACCGCTGATTGTGAATGATCTTTATATCCGTGGATAATAATCTtggtttgttttgaaatatcaaacattctgggttttgttaaatttacGTATGCTTCATTGATAGGAAACATTTTCATCGAATTGCCGTCCAACTGAACaatttttaacgtttttatcaaataattttgatcCGTCATAGTATTGTAGCTCAAGTCTATGAGTGCTCTACCTGTAAACGTACAAACAAATGTTAAAACTGCGGTGTGATAAATGAACGCGCACAAGCACAATCACAAGCATGTATTATTAGCACATAATATTGGAGGCAAAGGACGTCCACTCACATGCACCTGACAGTCGCGCATAGACTGTCTCGGCGAAGGTGAGGTCAGCGTCGGCGCGGCGCACTCTCGCCGTCGCCGCTAGTGCCGAGGCCTGCAGGAACACCGCAACCACTATCGGCACTACGACAGTATGGTGGTGCATGGCCCGAGCCCTCCACCGCTAACACGGTCACTGTGTCACTGTCCGCAAAGAGAGAAAGGTCCGTCTCAAGCAGCCGACTTACAAGGGGCAACCGGTGGAGGGGGCTACTTGCTCTGACTTACGTACGCCGCACTGCTTGTCAGAAGGCCACTGACCGCTTTACTCtactttttatcaataaacaccAAGCGATTATTAAATACTGCTCCTACACGTCACTGTTGCGAAACGCGTTAAAATTGAATGCGGGATTAATTCAAACTCAACAAGTTAAGTATACACTCGCGTTGCCTGCACACTATGTTAGATTTAACTTCGtctgttatgtatttaattgatATCTTGGTGTGTTGTAGCTAATTGAGTTGAACAAATTAAGGCTTATGCGTTTGAAATTAACCTACatcgatattatttattgtttgatttatttgtgaagtaaaatactataatactaATTCCTACCTCATATAAAAACGGACaggtgcgagttggactcgtgCACCAAAGGCTCCATacaaatttgtatatatattcgACAAACTTAATTTGCGTTCGATCTCTAGACACTGTAACCCACGGTACATAATGAGTTTGTTAtagtaaacttattttattttgttattaaagtaaatatttacggtttttagatttttctttGTAAGTTTTGTAAGACATTGCATTTTATGATTCTAAGTCAACGGGAAATATCTGTACTGTAGGTTTTGATTTTTCTGTGAAATCGCAAAAAATGCGACATACACAGTCATATATTgtgatcgcgttgacttacaagtttgattttttcacaagTGAAAGACACTGTGAGTCCgagtatttgaaatatatttgtactgGAAATCTTTACAcgtttctaacaaaataactCTTGACAAAGAGACGGAgaacaaaatgaccctgtaagggttccttttgaagTACGTAACCAGAAAAGAGAAAGTTTTTGAGGATATTACggtgtttaaatgtttattagaagtagaCACAGCGACTGCTCgacaaataaatacacacacacagcATCACGCAGTCATCCCCGAACGGGTATGCAGAGAcacaaccaggacacccacttttcgccaagtgtgttccgtcccatgatgtgataggggctaGCCTCTCGCCATATCCAGCTCAAATTCCAgtctccaggctgatactgagcagaaaaacccaaatcacttaatcactttacccgacccgagattcgatcctaggacctcagagcgctgttataccgcgcatgcagtacaactatgccaccgagccAGTCATAAATATACAGTAGTACGTTTTATTCCAGAAAGGCCTTACAaacaggcgaagccgcgagcataacTTAGCAATTTGTTCGTTTcctatttttagtattttaaataatatatagttcGATAAGGAAGATATCCATCAAAGATTTGTGGAGACATTGCGTAACCTACAGCCAGAAGTACGTAGCTTTTTTGGAATCGTTTGACGATGACGGTGCGTTTcttgtttataaacattcatGTTCACGTTTGGCACgccactgtttt harbors:
- the LOC115445648 gene encoding phospholipase A1 yields the protein MHHHTVVVPIVVAVFLQASALAATARVRRADADLTFAETVYARLSGACRALIDLSYNTMTDQNYLIKTLKIVQLDGNSMKMFPINEAYVNLTKPRMFDISKQTKIIIHGYKDHSQSAVPIELAKAYNEKNIFNVLLLDAEEIMNKRYMTCVHNTRLMGKRLANLLANLENFGANAEDFHLLGISLGAHVAGWAGKYFRQYKGHSLGRITGLDPAGPCFSHAYSDQRLDKTDAKYVDVVHSNRLVQGIIESLGHADFYINGGGPNQPGCFMPSCSHLRAAEVYTESVMTPKSFVGIRCQSWKHFQANACEKDTYAVMGYGSSTTTRGEYYLRTMGRPPYGLGMDGTKNSDSSVDDWFTRTLNIP